The Variovorax sp. PMC12 genome segment GCTGGCGCCGATGGGCCGCATGGCGCTGACCAACTTCCTCGCACAGACGCTGGTCGGCCTTGGCTTGTTCCACGGCATCGGGCTGGGCCCGGGGCCGCGGGTCGGCCCCCTGGGGGTTGCGCTCGCCGGTCTCGCGATCTTCGGGCTGCAGGCGCTTTTCAGTTGCTGGTGGCTGGGCCGCTTCCGCTTCGGCCCGGCAGAGTGGGTGTGGCACAGCTTGGTCCACGGCAAGCCACAACCGATGCGCCTGCGCGCGCCGCCGGCCGCTCAGGGCGGCGTGGCGTTGGTGATGCGGTCCGTTGCCGGCGGGGCCAACGGGCTGCCGGCCTTGATGTAGGCCTCGAGCGCGTCCACGTCCTGGTCGCCGCCGAGCGTGTTCGTGCCCTGGTTGAACACAGTGAAGTTGTCGCCGCCCGTGGCCAGGAAGCTGTTCATCGTGACGCGATAGCTGGTGGCGTCGGCCATCGCGGTGCCGTTGAGCGCCATGTTGGTGATGCGCGAGCCGGCGGGCTGCGCAAGGTTGTAGGTGTAGGTGAAGCCGGCCGACGGCAGCAGCACCCTCGGCGCCGCGGTCGTGTTGGCGCCGCTGTTGAACTGCTGCTCCAGCACCGCCCGGATCTGCGCGCCAGTCATGGTCTTGACCACGAGGCTGTTGCCGAAGGGCTGGACCGCGAAGATCTGCCCGTAGGTCACGCTGCCGTCGGAAGCGGGCGCGAGGTCGGCGCGCACGCCGCCCGGGTTCATGAAGGCGATCTGCGCGGCGCCCTTGTCGGCCGGCTTGGTCGCGGCCAGTTGCGCGTCGGCGATCAGGTTGCCCATCACGCTTTCCCGCGACGACGTCTGCGTGCGTGTGGCAGTGGCGGTGAGCTGGCCCACCACGCGCTGCACCAGCGGCCCCGCGATGGTGAGGTACTGGCTGATCAGCGCAGCCACTTGCTGGTTCTTGCCGAACACGGGGTACTGGTCGGTCACCGCATAGGTGGTGGCGCCGCTGGTGTAGCCCTCGCCCTGCACGATCACGTTGTCCGCCGCCTTGGCCGTGACCTTGCGCGTGCGGGTGTCGATGGTCAGGTTGATGTCGGTGAGCAGCGTGCCGTACTGGCCGGCACTGGTCAGCAGGAAGGGCTTGGCCGGGTTGGTCTTGCCGTAGTCGCACACATAGGAACGGTGCGTGTGGCCCGAAATGACGACGTCGACGGCGGCATCGAGCTTGTTGAGGATGGGCAAGATGTCGCCGCTCAGGCCAGTGCAGCTCTTGTCGTTGTAGCCCACGGTGGTGGTGCCGCCTTCGTGGATCACCACCACCACGGCGTCGGCGCCCTGGGCCTTCAGCTGCGGGATGAGCGCATTGGCGGTGTCGGCCTCGTCCTTGAAGCTCAGGCCGGCGACGCCGGCGGGCGTGACGATGTTGGGCGTGCCCTTCAGCGTCATGCCGATGAACGCCACCTTCACCGTGGCGCCGTCCTTGGTGAAGCTCTTCATGCCGGTGGCGGGGAACAGCGTGTTGCCGTCGGTCTTCACGGTGTTGGCCGACAGGAAGCCGAAGTTCGCACCCGGGAAGTTCTTGTTGACGCGGCACGGCTCGAGCGCGGTGTTCTTCGCGCAGCCGCCGTTCTTCATGCGCAGCAGTTCGGTCTGGCCCTTGTCGAACTCATGGTTGCCGACCGCGTTGAAGTCGATCTTCATGGCATTCACCGCCTCGATGGTCGACTCGTCCAGGAACAGCGCGGACACCAGCGGCGACGCACCGATCATGTCGCCGGCCGACACCACCGCGTTGTTCGGGTTCTTCTCCTTGAGCGCCGCGATGGCCGAAGCCATGTAGGCCGCGCCGCCGGCCGGCACCGCAACCGTGCCGCCACCCTTGGCAGGCGCGGAGATCGTCAGCTTCGGGGGCTCGAGGTTGCCGTGCAGGTCGTTGAAGGCAATGAGCTTGACATCCACCGTGCCTGGCACCGCGGGCGCTGGCGCTGGCGCAGGTGCCGGCGGATTGGAAGCGGTGGGCGCCGGCAGCGGCAGGAGGCTGTTCGAATTGTTGCTGCCGCCGCAGGCGGTCAGCGTGGCGAGTACGACGCCCGCCAGGGCGAGCTGTTTCAATGATGGTTGCATGGCACCTCCTCTGTTTTGAGTGCAGCCGATGCTGGTGAAGGCGCATGACGGCGCCGTGAATCCCTTCGGCCCTTGGAGGTTTCGGAGCTTTCTCGAAACTCAGGGCAGCTGGACCAGGCGGGCCGAGACACCTGGGCCAAAGGCACTTTGCAACAACGACAGGGCCTGTGCGCTGCGCGAGTCGGCGAGCGACTGCACCGCGAGCCGCGCCTCGGCAGGCTGCCGCTGCAGGTGCCAGCCCTCCTGCCCAAGACGGATGAGTCGCGCGAGCGCCGCCGGGTCGGCCACGACGAGCCCTGTGGGTTTGATGTCGAGCCAGTCGGTCACCTGGTCGGTCTCGCCGCCCAGACGCTCGGCCGCGGCTTGTGCCAACGCATGCTGCGTGGCCGAGTCACGCACCGCGCCCTGCAGCACGATGCCGCCGCCATGCCAGCGGATCTCGAGCAGCGGAACCGATGCGGCGTCGCTCACGCTGGCGGCTTTTTCAGTCGCGGGGCTCCATGCCGCGAGCACGACCACCACGACAGCCAGCAGGCAGGCGGCCAACGCAACGACTCGATGCAGCGGCTTCATCGCACTTTCTCGATCTCAATCCATAGGGGAACGAGCGCGAGCGTGCCACGCGGCACATGACGCCGATATGACGACCGCGAACGGCGGTCAGGCCTACACGATTCGTCGCGGTGCGACGCCCCCTCCTGCGCACAGGCGCGGTAAGCTGATGGCTCCGCCACCCCAGCCCAAGGAATGCACCCCATGCCAGCGAACGCGAAAGTCACCGGAGATGTCGAGTACAGGGCCGGCGATGGCCCCCTCATCCTGATTCCCCAGGGCCCGATCGAGGTCCAGTTGGCACCCGACAGCGCAGTGCTGAGTTGGGGTGACGGCGGAAGCGCACAGACGACGGCGATTCCCATCGCCGAATACCAGCGCTATCTCGATGAAGGCGTGATCCAGCCGGACTGAGCCGAGCCTGGGCACAGGCGGCAGTGCCCCAGAGCGTTGCCTTCAAGATCTTCAAGAGCCTTTTCGTCGACAGCCGCCGTCGACGAAATCTCCGTCACCTTCACGCCGATGCGCTTCCCAACGCGCCTTGCGCCCTCCATCGCCTGATCCCCCGAGTCAGGCCTGCACGCAGCCTGAAACCTGAGCAACGGTAAGCAATTGCCGTTCGCGCGGACTGCTCGCGTTTGCACTCAAGACCAATCACGCCCTCTCGTCGGCAAAAACGCGCCGGATAGTTCGCGGCGCCCGTCGGCTCGACGTGAAATTTTTCGCGCCTGTCCTTGAAATTGAGCGCGCCAATCTTTCACTGCGTTCTTTGAATATTTCAAAAATTGCAATGAACGTGCAATAAATAATTCAGGGAGCGCTCAGCATCAGTTTTGTTTCGTGCTCTTTTTCACGATTACTTTGAATCGCACCCCCACAAGAATAAATTTGGTGGTCGCGATTGTCATCTGCCTTCAATGATTGAAATATTCAGAACGCAATGTAACCCACTACA includes the following:
- a CDS encoding bifunctional metallophosphatase/5'-nucleotidase codes for the protein MQPSLKQLALAGVVLATLTACGGSNNSNSLLPLPAPTASNPPAPAPAPAPAVPGTVDVKLIAFNDLHGNLEPPKLTISAPAKGGGTVAVPAGGAAYMASAIAALKEKNPNNAVVSAGDMIGASPLVSALFLDESTIEAVNAMKIDFNAVGNHEFDKGQTELLRMKNGGCAKNTALEPCRVNKNFPGANFGFLSANTVKTDGNTLFPATGMKSFTKDGATVKVAFIGMTLKGTPNIVTPAGVAGLSFKDEADTANALIPQLKAQGADAVVVVIHEGGTTTVGYNDKSCTGLSGDILPILNKLDAAVDVVISGHTHRSYVCDYGKTNPAKPFLLTSAGQYGTLLTDINLTIDTRTRKVTAKAADNVIVQGEGYTSGATTYAVTDQYPVFGKNQQVAALISQYLTIAGPLVQRVVGQLTATATRTQTSSRESVMGNLIADAQLAATKPADKGAAQIAFMNPGGVRADLAPASDGSVTYGQIFAVQPFGNSLVVKTMTGAQIRAVLEQQFNSGANTTAAPRVLLPSAGFTYTYNLAQPAGSRITNMALNGTAMADATSYRVTMNSFLATGGDNFTVFNQGTNTLGGDQDVDALEAYIKAGSPLAPPATDRITNATPP